GACTTCACATCACACCTTTCTCTTACTGAGTGCGGTGAGTAGATATTTGGACCAATAGAACACGCTTCCATATCTTTATGTTTATCACGCAATACACCACATTCAAGCCCAGCGTGTATTGCACTTAGCTTTGCAGTTGGGACAAATTTTTGCAACTCAGCTAGTATCGAGTATGCAAACTCATCAGGCTGTGGCTTCCAAGGCACAGAACGATCTTTTGTGCTAACACTAAATCCAAGTGCCTTTGCCATCTCACTTATTTCAAAATCCATCCTATCAAGTCCATCCCAGCTCATAGAACGTGCAAAAAACTCAAGCTCGGCACTCTTATCATAAAATTTTAAAAGTGATAAATTTACGCTATCATTTGGTATGCCAAGCTCAGCATTATAGCTCCTCACACCTTGTGAAAATGAATTGATTAGGGCTAAAATTTTATCGCCATTTTTTATAACATTTTCACTACCATCGATCTTTTTTACGCTCATATTTTCACACTCAAAAACTAACTCATTCTCACTCATCACAACAGCTTTAGCAGATGTTGGGATAGAGTTGCTTCGCTCACCGCCCTCAAAGCTAACGAGTTTGCACTCATTTTGTCGTAAAAATTTAGCTAAAACCTTTATCGCATTTGGTATGTCTTTATGTATCTCATTACCAGAGTGTCCGCCAGGCAGTCCGCTTACCACGATCTCATAAAGCTCTCCCTTGACAGTCTCACGCTCACCCACATCAATTTTAGCAAAGATATTTATACCACCAGCACAGCCAGTAACGACCTCACTGTCGTCCTCGCTATCTAAATTTAAAAGCTTTTTAGCCACTATATTACCATTAAAGCCATTTGCACCAATGAGACCGACCTCTTCATCATTTGTAAACAAGCACTCAATATTATCAAACTCAACGATCATCTGCATCATCAAAGCCACGCCTATGCCATTATCTGCACCCAAAGATGAGTTATTTGCTTTCATAAAGCCATCATCTCCGTATTCTATATGTATGTTTGGTGCATCGCCCATACAGACCATATCATAATGGCTTTGCAGACAAATTTTTGGCTGACCCTTTATAGCGTGTATGTTACCAACATCGTCAATACGAACATCACAGCCGTGTGAGCGTGCAAAGTCAGCTAAAAACTCACGCATCTGCTCTGTCTCATAGCTACAATGTGGTATCTCGCATAGCTTTTCAAATTTAGTTAAGACTTCACTTTTTAAAACACTCATTTTAACGCCTTTTATCTTTTTAATTTTAAACTATTTTTGTATCACACCAGGATACTGAATGTCTGCTATGGCTTTTAGTAATGCACTCTCGCTGACATCATCTCTTGCTACAACGACAGCGGTTTTAGTTTGCAAACTCACTTTTACGCTTATAACACCATCAACTTTCATAAGCTCTTTGCGAACAAGAGATGTACATAGTGGACAATGCATACTCTCTACAAATATATTTAAGCTTTTATCCGCAAATGCACTCATACAAAGCAGAATAATACATAAAATTTTACGCATAAAACCTCCCTAAAATTTCTGGATAAGCAAGTAAAATAACTATTAAAAAAGCTGACATTATATAGATTAGTATCCACTTTCTACGCCCTGATCCGACCACACAGCTCTTTGGATAAACAAGAACAAAAAAAGCAGAAAGAACAAACGAAATCACCGCTAAAACACTTAAAAATGTTCGGTATTCATACAAGCTATTCATCCAAGATAGAAACGAAAAAGATGTTCCAAAAAGTAAAAATAAAAGAGCTGGTAGACAGCACAATGTTGCTGCAAATGCACTAAAAAGTGCCGTCACTAGCCCAAAAACTCGCTTCAAATTTATGCTTTTATCTCAGTTGAGCTATATGAATAGCTAAACTCTTTAGGTGCATAATAGTTTTGCGTATTGCCGTCTACCTCAGCGTATGGGTAGCCAAAGTTATTTATCGGTGATTGCTCTGGTTCTGGCTTTAACACAAAGTCTCTTGCATAATTAAACCCTATCCAGCACATCTCCCAGTTACCAAATAAATACTCTCTAAGTGCTACTATTTTTGCATCGTTATTTGTTAGCTTTTCACCCAAACGAACCTTCGCCACATCTGCAGGATCAACCGGTATCCAACCATATCCTTTTAGGTAAAACTCTGCCCTGCAGTGCTGTCCGCCTGAAATAGACGCTACGCCATCAACTGCCTTACCCATCTCGTTTGAAAATCTTGACTGCCCAACACGTATACCAAATACCTCACGTGCTGGTATGCCAACAGCTCTACAAAGTCCCACAAATACAGAGTTTATATCGGTGCACTTACCGCTTAGTTTACCACTTTCTAATATAGCCTTAACGTCGCCAAGACCACAACCAATCACGCTATTATCACGCTCCATAGTGTTTGCCACCCATGTATAAATAGCCTTTGCTTTTTCCAAATCGCCCTTTAAGCCACCAACTATCTCTAAAGCTTTTTGACGTACAATGCCGTCAGTTTGGATATGTATTGAAGGCTTAACAAATTTCGCTATATACGGCTCAAGCTTCTCATTTGGATTAAAATTTACTCTACTAAAGTCGGTGTTTCGCTCTTGAGTTTGAACACGAAAAGTTACATTTAATCTAGCGTTTTGCTCATCTTCGTCAAACTGAGCAAATAATGTAGGGATCTGCGTATCTGATATAAACACATCTTTTGCATTTGTGTTTATCGCATAATCTTTTGTAAGGTGTTGATATTCGGTGTTTAGTATAAGTGGTAGCCAAATTTTAGCGACTTTACCTTTTTCAAGTAGATGATGATTTAAGCTTACATCAAAGCTTCTACTTTTAGCCCATAAATTTGTCTCGCTAGTAGCTAAAACAACGCTTGGAGCAACACTCATCGCACCTAAAATCCCACTAAATTTAAAAAAATCTCTTCTTTGCATAAAAATACCTTAAATTAATCTAGCTAAACCTTAGCTCTTTGGATATAATTTTACTCAATCAAATATAAATTTTGGCTTTTTGAGTTAAAATATGCTAAAATCGGCGTTATGAAAAATGTCATCATCTTAACACTTATACCACTATTTTTTAGCGGTTGTCTTTTTTTAAACGAACGAGGTGTCTCTACGCATTACTATAATGACTGCAAAGAGTATTACGATGCAACAGGGACGTATCAAAAAGAGTGTCCGCATAATGTCATTGACTGGAAATAAATGAACCTGCAAAATTTAAAAGACGAGCGACTTTCGCGACTAAAAAATGGCTTAAATTTAGAGATTTTAACTGCCATAGATGCACTAAAGCCTTACGAGTGCGAGTGCGAATTTAACGATACTATCGCTATTAAATTTAAAAGCTTAAACCAGAGTGAAAAAGAGCAAATTTATAGCATTGCAAAGCTACTTAAACCATGGCGAAAAGGTCCTTTTATACTTGATGAAATTTTCATCGATACAGAGTGGAGAAGCTTTATAAAATTTAATCTTTTAAAACCGCATTTAAACCTAAATGGCAAAAGCGTAGCGGATGTGGGATGCAATAACGGTTATTATATGTTTAGAATGCTCGGACTTGGTGCTAAAGAGATAGTAGGCTTTGATCCGAGTTTACATACTCTTTTACAATTTAAATTTATAAACCATTTCGTGCGTTCAAATATCATCTATGAGCCACTTGGTGTAGAGCATTTGCCACACTACGGACGTAAATTTGACACTATTTTCTGCCTTGGCGTGATCTATCATAGAAGCGATCCTATTAAAATGCTAAAAGAGTTAAAAGGTGCGTTAAACACAAATGGAGAGGTCTTTTTAGACACGATGTATATAGATATGGATGGCGAGTTTGCTCTAACACCAAAAAACACCTACTCAAAGATACCAAATATCTACTTTGTCCCAACCATAAAAGCACTGCAAAACTGGTGCGAAAGGGCCAAATTTAAAGAGTTTGAGATCTTAGCGACAAAAGACACTGACGCAGATGAGCAACGAAAGACTGAGTGGATAGATGGACAAAGTTTAGAAAATTTTCTCGATCCAAATGATGCGAGTCGCACGATAGAAGGCTATCCAGCACCAAAACGCGTCTATGTAAAAATTAAAATTTAAGGATAAAAAATGGCTGATGAAAATATCTACGAAGATAACGAAGACTCAAATGTTATTTTACCAGAGGACGAAAACCCGCTCCGTAACGAGATAAAAACATCAACTACTATAAAGATAAATCTAAGTGGAACTGCAACCTTACTCGAGCTAAATCACGCTAAAACACGCTTTTATACTATCGCCGATATGGTCTCAGATAGCGAAGGACTAGTGCATAGTGGGTTTGTGTATTCAGCGGCAAACTACGCAGCTCTTTTGGCGATAAATGAAGAGTTTTGTGTAACAATAAGCTCAAGGATAAATTTTTTTGCTCCTGTTAAGCTTGGCGATATAGTTGATTTTGATGCTACAGCACGTTTTGAAGAGAGCAGAAAACGTGAGGTGCGTGTTGTAGGAAAGTGCAAGGACATTAAAATTTTTGAAGGTATTTTTCAACTTGTAGTGCTTGATGAACATATATTTTTCGCTCAACAAAAAAATATCCAAAGAGAGGCTACTATAAGACGTGCTAAAGAGAGTGAAAAACAAAATAAATAGAATTTGAATTCTTAATTCAATCTTTTTATTTTAAAATAATAAAAATATTTAATACTCTTAGTAAAATTTAAGCAAAATTATTATTTTATATGTTAATATTTCATTAAATATCTCATTTAAAAGGAGTATCTAATGAAATTGACTAGATTAAGTTTGGTAGCTATAGCTACTTTATTTTGTAATAGCTTAGGTGTCGCAAACGCAACACCGCTTGAAGAAGCTATAAAAAACGTCGATGTATCAGGATACGCAAGATACAGATACACAAACAACAACATAGACGACAAAGGAAACAAATCCACAAGTGCCGATCATAGGCTAAAATTTGTTATAGATTTTAAAGCCGCCATAGATGATAACTTTTTTGGTGTTGTTGGCTTATTATATGATACAAGAGATGATTCAGGAAGCAAGAATGCAGCTACAGACAAATCCTACACTGAAAATAGCTTTAGCTTAAAGAAAATTTATCTAGGATATTCCATAGGCAACACCACCATCACAGCTGGTAGGCAAAATATAGGAACATATTTTGAGTCTATTTTATCTGGAGTAGGCATAAAGATAATAAACAAAGATATCAAAAATATAACTTTGATAGCTGCAGCCTTTGACGCTTTGGATAAATTTGATAGCGGAGTAAATGGTGGCAGTAACAGAGCTACGACTCAATACGATGGTGCGTTGCTACCATATCTGCAAAACAAACATGGTATATCTGGCAACTTCTACACTATAGGAGTAATGGGAAATTTTAATCCAGTAATATTTAAAGCATGGTATGCAAATTTTAAAGATGTAGGTGAGCTATATGCTGCGGATATGGCCTTAAATTTTGATATTAACAATATAAAATTAGACCTACAAGGTCAATATGTCCATAACGAAGCAGACTACTATGAGTTTAATAATGCTGACTTTTACGCTTTTAAAGCCGGCGTAGACGCATTTGGGCTAAAAGTAAATGCTGGATATTTAAATTTTGAAGTAGATGATTCAGAAAATGGCAAAGTAGGCAAGTCATTTTTGACTATAGAAGGCAATGGCAAACTTATAAATTCTACTAAAATTTTAAATAGTGCTATGAGTGCTGGTTCTGGAGCTACAAACAAAGGAGAGTCCCACTACTACAACACCATAAAAGGAGAAAATGAATTTTGGTTTATCAATGCAAAATATACGTTTAATAAATTTAGTATAGGTGCAGGATATACCGATGGCGAAGGTTATAGTTACCAACTAGCACGTAAAGCTGATAGGAGCGAGTGGTATGGGCAGTTTGATTATAAATATAGCAAAAAGTTAAATTTAACAGCTTGGTATGCATCGGCTAAAGATGAAAAAGACTATAAAGAGGTTAAACACGATCGATTTAGATTTGAGGCAAAATATACATTTTAAATCAATTTTAATATATAATTAGATATTTTTAAATTTTATATAAATTTTAAGCTATAAAAATTTATTTATATGTTACAATTACGATTGCAATATTCCAAAAAAGGAGTTCTTATGAGATTAGCTAAATTAAGTTTGGCGACTATAGTCGCTTTAGGTGCATTTTCAAGTATTGCGTGTGCTACACCACTTGAAGAAGCTATAAAAAATGTAGATGTATCAGGATATGCTAGATATCGATATACAAATGATACAAATGAAGACAAAAATGTTAAAGACACTAAAGCAGATCACAGATTTAGAGTGGTAGCAACATTTAAAGCCGCAATAGACGATAACTTCTTTGGTGTTTTAGGTCTTAGATATGATGCCAGAGATGGATCAGGCAGTAGAGAAAAAGGTACAGATCTAACCGATACCACAGGCACATTTGGCGTTTGGGAAGCTTATGTAGGCTACTCTATAGGCAATACCACTATCACAGCTGGTAAGCAACTTATCAAAACATACTTTGATGATGGCGATATCTCAGGCACTGGTATTAAGATCATGAATAAAGACATAGAGGGCTTAACTCTAACAGCAGCTGCATTTGACGCTATCTCTAACTACACTTTTGAAAACGACGGTCCATTACTAAAAGATATAAAAGCAGATAATTTTGATGCAAATGGAAATCTTTATCTAGTCGGTGCAATGGGGACATATGATCCAGTTGCTTTTAGTGTATGGTATGCGAATTTAACTGATGTTGCTGCTATATATGCCGGTGATATAGCTTTAAATTTTAATATAAATGATATAAAGCTAAGCCTAAAAGGTCAATACGCTCATAATGAAGCAGACCACAAAGACTACACAGATGGCGACTTTTATGGAGTCCAAGCTGGCGTAGGTGCATTTGGCGTTAAATTTAATGCTGGTTATATAAACTATTCAGCTGACGACAAAGATGTCAATACAGTTGGCAAATCTTTTGTATCTCTTGATGCTAACGGCAAATTCATAAATCCAAGTAAAATTTTACAAGGTGTTATGAGTGGTAGCAAGAACTACTACAATAATATTATAGATGATAATGAGTTCTGGTTTGTCAATGCATCTTACACTTATGACAAATACAGCATAGGTGCAGGATATACCGATGGTGAAGGCTACAGTCATAAACTATCTGTCGTAGAAGCTGATAGAAGCGAATGGTATGCCCAACTAGGTTATAAGCATAGCAAAAAACTTAACTTCACAACTTGGTATGCATCAGCTAAAGATGAAAAAGGCGGTAAAGAATTTACACAAGATCGTGTAAGATTTGAAGCTAGATACAACTTCTAATCTCACAAACTGCATAGTCCATTAAAAATTTATGGATTAAAAAAGGGGCTGGAGAACTAGCCCCTTAATCTCTCACTTTAAAATTAAGTATTTAAACTTATCTTAAAAACAATTAGCCCAAATGTCAAACCGACATAAAAGTACTCTAAAATACACTACATAACTACACAGATAAGAGCTTTTTATGTCAAGAATGCCAAATATCAAGGCATTTGTAACCACTTAAAATAAAATTATCACGATAAATGACACTGATATTTAAATTAAAAAATATTGCCATAAATTTGTTATAAATCATTTTATTTTAATGATTAAAATAAAATGAGATTTTATAAAAATCGCGTAATAATTTATCTCTAACTTCTATAAATATACTCTATCCACATATCTAAATTTGCCTGTTCTGCCTTTAGCGTGGTGGCATCGCCATGTCCTGGATAGACAGCAAAATCGCCATTTATACCTTTGCATTTTTGCAAACTTTTAATCATATCAAATTTATTAGAATATGGAAAGTCCCAGCGTCCAATACTACCACGGAATAAAAAATCTCCGCTAAATATAACGCTTTTACTTACCCTATTCTTACTCACATCATCCTTAATATCACTACCTATACTATTTGTGTCATACTCATTTATATTATTTTCAAGAGTGAAACTCTCATATAAATTTTCACTTCCATTTTTTTCATTCATGCCCTGCGACACCTGCACCATACAACATCCCGGAGTATGTCCGGGTAAGTGATAAAATCTTATAAAAATGTCATTAAAATGGATAAAATTTTCATCACTTACAAGCACATCTGGACTAAAACACTCATATCCATAGTCAAAGACATCATCAAGTGCCATAAATATGTCATTTTTATGTATATAAATAGGTATTTTTAGCTCTCTTTTGATAGTTGCAACATCATAAATATGATCAAAATGTCCGTGAGTACAAAGTATCGCTACAGCATCAGAAGCGTTTAGTTTAACCCATTTGCTTGCACCCTTTCCAGGATCTATAACAATACTAAAATCATCAAATTTAACTATATAACAGTTTGTGTCGTATTCTCCGAATGCTTTTACTAAAATTTCCATTTTTGCACTTTTAATTAAATTTTTTAAGATTTTACAACATTTTTGTTAAATTTAAAAAAGAATTTAATAAAAAATGTGTATAATCGTATTAATATAGCAAATAGTGGTTTGTAGGTTTATGAAAGATTATGCAAAGATACAACATGTTCTAGTAACATTTATAAAAAACTATGTCCTAGAAGCTGGTGTTAAAAATTTGGTTTTAGGCATAAGTGGTGGGCTTGATTCTGCTGTGGTCGCGACACTTTGCACACAAGCATTACCATCACATACTTATGCACTTATAATGCCAACTAACAGCTCAAATCCTAAAAATCTAAACGACGCTATAGCTTTATGCGAAAAACTAAATATAAAATTTAAAATTATAGATATACAAAGTATCTTAAATTCTTACGAAGTTGTCATTGGTGAAACGCTAAGCAACCTACGCAAAGGCAACTTAAGTGCTAGGATACGTATGAGTTTACTCTATGATTATTCTGCTGCAAACGACGCCTTAGTCGTTGGCACAAGCAATAAAAGTGAGCTTATGCTCGGATATGGTACGATATTTGGCGATCTAGCAAGTGCGATAAACCCTATCGGCGAGATATATAAAAGTGATATATTTGAGTTTGCCAGATATTTAGGCGTAGATGAAAGCATAATAAATAAAGCCCCAAGTGCCGATCTATGGGATGGACAAAGTGATGAGGCTGACATCGGATATAGTTATGGCGTGATAGATGAGATATTAAAATTTATAGACGATGATGGAAATTTAGTAAAAAAATTGGATAAAAATTTAGACAAGAAAGCAGTTGATAAAATTTTAAATATGGTGAAAAGTAATAAATTTAAACGCACAATGCCACTGATAGCAAAAATAAATAATGACATAAAGGATCAAAAATGAGAGAAATATCGTTTTATAAGCCTAGTGTTTCAGAACGCGAAAGTGAGCTGATAAACGAAGTATTGCACACTCAAGACACAACTAATATAATAGATAAATTTGATAATTATCTAAAACAATACTTCGGTGCAAAGCACGTTATCGTTACAAACAATGGTGCCTCTGCACATCACTTAGCACTAAGTGCTATGCAGATAAAACGTGGAGATAAGATCATATGCTCAGTAAATGCTTTCCCTAGCATCGCCCAAGCAATTCGCCATTTTGACGCAGAACCGATATTTGTCGATATAAACGAAGATGATTTTAACATAAGTCCAGAAGCCTTAGAAAAGACGTTAAAAGATTATCATCACAAGAAGTTAAAATGCGTATTTGTCAGCCATATAGCAGGTCAAAGTGCTCAGATAGATGAGATAAACAAGATCGCTAAAAAATATGATATAAAAGTTTTAGATGATGTCAATCGTGCAATTGGTTTAACATACAATGGAAAAAAGATCGGCAATAATGAGTATTTTCTATCCTGCTTTCAAATAAATACACAAGTGCAACACCCTATATCAACATCTGGATTTTTCACGACAAATGATGATGAGATCGCAAAACAAGCAAAGCTCCTTCGCAACTACGCTTTGATAGACGGCATCGATAAATACGGTAACCTTGGTTATATATATGATGTTATAGATATTGGTTTAAAATATGATATAAGCTCGCTAAACGCCGCTTATTCGTTAGCTCAACTTGAAAAAAATGATAAATTTATAGCACGAAGATGCGAAATAGCAGCGATATATAATAGCGAACTTGCAGAGTGTAAAAATATCACTACACCTATCAAAAAACGCGATCACACTTACGCTCAATACATCATAAAAATAAATAAAAATCGCGATGGATTTGCTCGTGAACTTTTGGAGCGTGGCATACACACATCACTTCATTATATACCGATCCATCTGTTAAGCTATTATAAAAATAAATATTCACTAAAAGTAAATGACTTTCCAAATGCACTCAAAACATATCAGCAAATTTTATCATTACCGATTTACAACGAGCTAAAAGATGAAGAGGTGTATTATATCTGCGATATGGTAAAAGATATTGCAAGATCTCGCGTCTAATGCCTATAAATGGGTGGAGAGCTATATCTATCACCCCACTCTCACACAAAAATTTATAGCATTTTTACTTCTTCCGCTTAGTTTTATCTATGCATTTTTCATTTGGTGTAAAAAGCTTATAAGTCGTCAAAAAGACTTTAATATAAAAATTTTAAGCATAGGCAACCTAAGTCTTGGCGGAAGTGGTAAAACGCCCCTTTGTATCGCGATCGCAAATGAATTTAGCGGTGGTTTTATCGTGCTTCGTGGCTATAAAAGAGCTTCAAAAGGACTAGTTATAGTTTGTCAAAATGGTAAAATTTTAACTGATGTTGATGTGAGCGGTGACGAAGCTATGGAGTATGCAAAGGGTGTTAAAAATGCAAATGTCATCGTGAGCGAAAACCGCGACATAGCCATACGAAAGGCAAAAGAACTAGGAGCAAGATATGTATTACTTGATGATGGATTTGGCAAATTTCATATAAAAAAATTTAATATCTTGCTACGTCCCTACCCTGCTCCGACGTTTAACTTTGCTATACCAAGTGGCGGATATCGTTATCCCATTAGCTTTTATAAATTTGCTGATTTTATAGCAGAAAATGGGGTTGATTTTTTTCGACAAAGTGAAATTTTAGATCCTACGCCAAAAATGGTGCTAGTAACTGCCATAGCCAATCCTACGCGTTTAAAGCCATTTTTTAGACAAACTTGTGGGCAGATATTTTTTCCTGATCATTATAGATTTAATAAAGCAGAATTAGAGCAAATTTTAAAAACATACAACGCAACTTCGCTACTTATGACACAAAAAGACTATGTAAAAGTGGAGCATTTTAAGTTGCCTATTTCGCTCATTACGCTAAAAACTACTCTAAGCGATAATCTAAAAAACGCGATACAATCTCAAATTTAGCCTATTTTAGCTATAATCAACGCAAATTTAAACGAAAGGACACAAATGAAACTAGTCCAAACGAGGGCCAACGAAAATGAAAAGCTACAAAAAGTAGAGCTAAGTACTGCACTTTTAAGCCCTAGTAGCAACCACGGTGGACTTTACGCACCCACAAAACTGCCTCATATAAGTGATAAAATGTGGAAAAAATTTAGACATCTTAGTTACGCCAAACTCGCACTTAATATCATTAAACTATTTAAATTTGATATAAAAGATAGTGTTTTTAAATGTGCGATAAAACGCTATAAAGGCTTTGATCTGCCAAATACGCCAGTGCAGTTTAAAAAGATAGATAAAAATTTATACATAAATGAGCTTTATCATGGACCAACTCGTGCGTTTAAAGATATGGCACTTCAGCCTTTTGGTGAAATTTTAAATGAACTCGCCACACAAAAAAAAGAAAAATACTTAATAATGTGTGCTACTAGTGGTGACACTGGACCAGCTACTCTAAAAACATTTGCAGGATATAAAAACACGCAAGTTGTTTGCCTATATCCAGCAGATGGCACAAGTGAGGTACAAAGGTTACAAATGGTAACAATGCAAGGCGAAAATTTAAAAGTCTTTGGCATAAAGGGTAATTTTGATGATGCACAACATGCCTTAAAAACATTACTTAAAAGTGAAAATTTTAAGAACGAGATAAATAAAAATGGATTAAAACTAAGTGCAGCAAACTCTGTAAATTTCGGTCGCATACTGTTTCAAATCATCTATCACGCCTACGCTTATACGAATTTACTTAAATTTAAAAAGTTAAAAATGAACGAAAGCTTTGACGTGATAGTACCAAGTGGGAATTTTGGTAACGCTTTGGGGGCATACTACGCCAAGAAAATGGGTGCAAATATCAACAAGATAAAAATCGTCTCAAACGCAAACAATATTCTTACCGAATTTTTCACAACTGGCGTATACGACTTACGCGATAAAAGCCTTGTAAATACGATAAGCCCAGCGATGGATATATTAATTAGTTCAAACATTGAGAGATTACTCTTTGATAAATTTGGTGCGGTGCGGACTAAAGAGCTAATGGATGATTTGACAAATAAGAGAGTATATAAACTTACAAACGATGAGCTAAATTCGTTAAAATCGGACTTTGAAGCAGACTTTTGTACTGACAAAGAGTGTGAAAAATTTATAAAAAA
This window of the Campylobacter anatolicus genome carries:
- a CDS encoding tetraacyldisaccharide 4'-kinase, with the translated sequence MQDLASNAYKWVESYIYHPTLTQKFIAFLLLPLSFIYAFFIWCKKLISRQKDFNIKILSIGNLSLGGSGKTPLCIAIANEFSGGFIVLRGYKRASKGLVIVCQNGKILTDVDVSGDEAMEYAKGVKNANVIVSENRDIAIRKAKELGARYVLLDDGFGKFHIKKFNILLRPYPAPTFNFAIPSGGYRYPISFYKFADFIAENGVDFFRQSEILDPTPKMVLVTAIANPTRLKPFFRQTCGQIFFPDHYRFNKAELEQILKTYNATSLLMTQKDYVKVEHFKLPISLITLKTTLSDNLKNAIQSQI
- a CDS encoding DegT/DnrJ/EryC1/StrS family aminotransferase, whose translation is MREISFYKPSVSERESELINEVLHTQDTTNIIDKFDNYLKQYFGAKHVIVTNNGASAHHLALSAMQIKRGDKIICSVNAFPSIAQAIRHFDAEPIFVDINEDDFNISPEALEKTLKDYHHKKLKCVFVSHIAGQSAQIDEINKIAKKYDIKVLDDVNRAIGLTYNGKKIGNNEYFLSCFQINTQVQHPISTSGFFTTNDDEIAKQAKLLRNYALIDGIDKYGNLGYIYDVIDIGLKYDISSLNAAYSLAQLEKNDKFIARRCEIAAIYNSELAECKNITTPIKKRDHTYAQYIIKINKNRDGFARELLERGIHTSLHYIPIHLLSYYKNKYSLKVNDFPNALKTYQQILSLPIYNELKDEEVYYICDMVKDIARSRV
- the thrC gene encoding threonine synthase, yielding MKLVQTRANENEKLQKVELSTALLSPSSNHGGLYAPTKLPHISDKMWKKFRHLSYAKLALNIIKLFKFDIKDSVFKCAIKRYKGFDLPNTPVQFKKIDKNLYINELYHGPTRAFKDMALQPFGEILNELATQKKEKYLIMCATSGDTGPATLKTFAGYKNTQVVCLYPADGTSEVQRLQMVTMQGENLKVFGIKGNFDDAQHALKTLLKSENFKNEINKNGLKLSAANSVNFGRILFQIIYHAYAYTNLLKFKKLKMNESFDVIVPSGNFGNALGAYYAKKMGANINKIKIVSNANNILTEFFTTGVYDLRDKSLVNTISPAMDILISSNIERLLFDKFGAVRTKELMDDLTNKRVYKLTNDELNSLKSDFEADFCTDKECEKFIKKWAKRGVAIDPHTATCFKMMDKKRISVITSTAHWVKFTPSMLKACKIKNSGDEKAGLLKMSKLLKDSVPSEILELFDAPILHPDVIEQSQIEDKILEWIKK